The region CAGAACCCAAACAAATAGTAGTAGTTTAACAGCTACAAACTGAAAAAAAAAATGGATATAATGATAGGATAAAAATAAGAGATTCAACACGGAAGTTTCAGGTTGTGGTGCCAAACGTAGTATATGACACAAGGACAAAATattattgaagtttatattaaaGATCATTCCAGCAATGAACTAATCAGCACAATAAGCAGTGTGTAAAGTAATACAAATATGTAATTGTTAGTTGAAACAATCATGACTGAAAAAAGAACACTAATAATATGTGGGAGGAAAAGTTAAGAATTACACAATAGATAAGAATTACACAATAGACAAGGTTAAGGCTATTATGCCAAATGCAAGTCGGGTATAAGACACTAGGAAAAACACTACTATTTGAAAAATGACATGAAAAATGACACCATGTATAGACattaatatatattattaataaatataCAGTTCATTCTCCTAGCACAGTATTATATTGACATCAATAATTTTCTACTCATATAAATATCGAAACAAAATTTAGAACCATACCATCGCATGTGGAAGAAACACCAACAAAGGGATTCCATGTTGGTGTCACTAATGGTCCAATACAAACTAACCCTACAATTGTCTCAATAAAAAATCAGTAATAGATACAACAGTTAATAAGACCACGTTTGACAGGCTATAATTCCAACAAGTATCCTCATCGGCCAAAATAATATGGGAAACCTAGGCATCCCTAAAAATTTAAAGTTCAGCACAAGGCCAGGGCAAAGCATTTCAACAGTAAAAAAAAGCCTGTTCAAAAGATTGGTATCACTAGACAACAAAATAGATTAACCCATTTCTGAAATAGAAGTCAATATCCTCCCCCAAACAATCTGATGAATACAGAAAATGACTGAAGTATACAGATGTAATTACATACATCATAGGAGACTACAGACACAGAAGAGCATTAGCAAGAATGGAGACTCAAAGCAATTTTGATAAAATTAAGACCAAGTCAAAATACAATATCAATAGTTAAATATAACAGATACTTGTTTCCCTAAATCAGATTTAGATAAAGCAACAAAGGATATGTGAGTACATAGTTATCTGAACCTATTACAAATCATAAATATAAACTCAATTTTAATAGACATTACATTGACATATTATAGGTCAAGATATGTCAAAATCATATTCTACTTTTCTCTACTAAAGAAAAATTTGTGATTTTATTACACCTGTAGTGCATGAACAACAACAAATACCACAAAAATAATAGACCTACAATTATAATTATAGCAAGAAAGACAGAAATAGTTGAGTTTTAGTAACATTTATTTATTAGCATCCAGCAATCTCAAGAGAATAGCATCCATCTATAGCATCAATAAGAAGTGACATTATTCTAAACAGAAATATATCTAGTTTATCTAATTCAACCATCTAACATATTGATTATACACATAAAATAACCACACGGTGCACATGAGAATTAAACTTCAGAGCAAAATTAGACATGGCATGTGGCAAGCTAAACAAGCTATAACCAAGGCCAAATCCAACAATAGCAAAGGGTACAAATCATACCTCGCCACTGAGGATTGAATCGACCAATTGTTTTGCAGAATCAATTTGTTCAGAGGTCCCTTCAATTTTTAATGTTCTTTCAGTGGAGGTGTCACCTGGGGGAAGATGAAGAGGAATCACCTGAAAGAACATACAAATGCAACACATTGTGAACAACAATGACATAAAGGAATTCCAGTACATCTTCAAATATTAAAAGTAATCGTGAAGTTATAAAAAACTCAACACCAATAATCGTAATAATAACTGCAACAATGATCATAAATAAGTGTGCAGTACATGAAGCACAACAAACCGAAAACATGGCTTAAGAGGGAAAACCTGAATTCTAGCTCCAGTTGTAGCTTGCATACTCTTTATTGTTTCTCCACCTTTACCAATGATAAGGCCAACCTGCAGATGCGGTAAAATTAAGCTCCAGCCAAAATTGAACAAAGTTAAGTCCAAAGCGACTCAACATAAACCTACCTTGTTATTAGGGATCTTCATCGAAAATTCATCAGCGCCTCCTTGTCCAGTCATTCTCCGAGTAACAAGGCCATTACCTCCAGATTCAGCCTGTTAAAAACACCACAATTCCCAAAAGAAACTTCATCACATTAAAGAACTTTCACACACCAAATTATGTCTTATCAAATTACCAAAAGTGTGTGGAAAGAAAATAGCACCTCAGCAAGAACTTCATTGATTAGTTTCTCAGCAGTAGCAATAGCATCAGAAGTTCCCGTAAGCTCCACCAATCTATTTGGAGAATTAGGGTCAGCATCCATATCACGAGTGACTTGGATTTTTGCACCAGATTGTAATTGAAGGTACTTGATGGTTTCTCCACCTTTTCCAATGATGACACCAACCCTCCCATTAGGGATTTCAATCTTCTTGCTTGAACCTTGATGTGTATACGAAGGAATACTCGAAGGAGCTGAATATTGATTCTTAAAATCTGAATCGAAGAAAAACACATAAACAACTTAATTAACTGTAtataattaaatataattaaataactTAATTAAACCAAAATAATGTTAAAAATTGAAAGAATTGATTGAGAAATTGGTGAAACCCTAACCGGTGGATTCGTAAGGGGTGGGAGTAACGACATCGAATTTGGTACGCTTAGCGATATCGGAGCCGCTGAGGAGACGAGCGGCAACTTCTTGGGCGCGTTGTTTCATGAGTTCGACCTCGGTGGTGGCGGGGGGAGGGACGTTGTTGTAGGAAGGAGGAGGAGGTCCGTCGGAGAAACCGGTGGGTCTAGAGTGAGGAGGTTGTTCATCGTACTTGCGTTTGAGGGAGGGTGGAGTGGTGTCGTATTGGGATTCGTCGGCCATTGGAATTGGATTGAAGAAAGAAGAGCGAAAAGGAGGAGAAGAAGAAACCCTAGCTAGAGATGAAGTAGGTTCGATAAGATGCGTCTGTGTCACGTGTCTTGCTTCATTTTATACCGAGTCAGAATAGTCTATGTTTTGGTGGCATGAGCCTCACCAAAATATCTCGTTCTTCTTTATTGATAAATTCTGTTtactttttaaaaaaaagtttttttattttaaaaaatgatttttataaaaaaaagtttaatatttaaaaaaaatgatttttttttataaattaataaaCATTATTGAATTTTgaaatatatttaaaattatattttttttcaaaaaatatatatttatgatttttttttaaaacaacttCGAATTTAAgctatttttttttaaaaaaattatagtAAAATATAAGATACTTAAATTATCTATTTAAACAATTCtctatttaatttttttaaaatgttaattttttaaacaaaaatgtatcattataaaaattatttaaaaaaactGAAACAAACGGATCATagttattattattttatttttattctatTTATAAGGAAAGAAAATGTTATGTGTCAGCCAAAGGTTGAAAGCAGACCTCTAATCAGAAATAGACTCAATCGAAATTATTCAATATGTATGATCAGTAGACGTGAGATTTAATGTACATTTTTTTTATCTCCATTTTATATTATACTCATCATTGACTATCAATTGACTTGAACGTTGGAGTGTTAACCTTGCAAGTCCACCCCGCACCACCGCACTGGAGATCAGCGCCACCAATTTAGGGTCATCAATCACCAATCAATATTAATTCTAATTCCAGTAAGGAACAATGGCGTCGTCTGTAGGAATTGTCTCATAATTCCCGCAAAATTTCATTCACACATTGTCCTCGATCCAAAGCCAGATATATACCATAACCATCGAGAGTATGAGATAATCCCTTCAACACCGCAATTAAGAGCTTTATTAGATCTTTCGATTCTGTTCCACCTCGATTGACCGCCATCAATGAGATCTGCAACGCAACGACACCCAACGTATATCCATCATCATAGCACCTTTTTCCAAATAACAATTGATATCAAATCGCAAAATTCGAGGTTTATTTTATTACAGCAAGAAAGGTTAGGCAATTTGCTGATTTTCTAAAAACTAGAGGAATTTCAAGGATCGATTTTTTCTAGTATGTCCCCGGACCCCAAGGTTCACCCGTTTTCTGTAGGGTCTGTGAAAATGAGTTTGAGATGTTTGATTTCTCCAAGGAGAAAAAAGCTACATGTGGTGACCAAATTTGAAAAAATTGGGCTTGGCCTCACTTCTACTGAGGGCCTAGTACTTATGTTGTTTTTCATAAAAACTTTGACCATGAAAGAGATATTAATGAGGGATAATTTTCAAGCTTCCTGGAAAAATTTTGGCTACGAATAAGGGGTGGGTCCTTCAAATGTCGCCCTTTAATGCAAAAGAAGTGGTTCATTGGTACTTTAGTTATATTAGGTGTTGTTAACGTTAACAAGAGAATATAACTTTTTGGCGAGGAGATAAATTGACATGGCTCTGTTTTATTTCTGGAATCCTCTAATTAATTTATGTTGGCTTCTTGGTTTTCTGTTTTGCATATACGATGGCTTTTGGAGGTATGGTTGCGGTGAGAAATCTCTTTAATCGATAGAAAGTGCGGTAGAGGGTCGGAGTGGCTACCTCCCCCTTTTGCTTCTTCCACTACTAGTTTTGTAAAGGAACAATTTGAGAGATTTTTGGGCGATGTTTATGATCTATCTGTCACCCATTTTTCCTCGATCCCTCTTGGTCAAAGTCTAACTTCTTCTATAGAGCCGGACAAAGGATTGGAAGGCCAAATTCTGACTGATAATGATAAAAGATGGCGCAATTTGAATGTTCTCGGAGGGTTATAGTAAAAGGTTCAAGCCTTCTAATGTTTCGCCgaaattgttgttgttatggTTCCACCTACTCATTTCAAGTTTCTTGGCGTCTTCTAGCCTCCAATACCCCGCACCTTATAAGAGGCGTGAGTTTGTGTGCTTGAGGGATATCTCACGTTCCTTAAGAATCTCGCTAACGCCGAAAAATGGAGTTGACTTTGGAGGTTGCCTTCCACATGTTTTGAAGTGTTTCTTTCATGCCTATGGAGGTTGCGAGTTGAGGTGATGTACTTACTCTAGGTAATCCCTCTAAGAAGAAAGACCTCTAGAAAGGTAAGTATGACATAGATGTCCACGACCGATCGCAGTTGCAGGAGAAGATCTTTGAGCTTCAAAAAGAAGTGGATAAGATGTCTGGTATACAGAAGGAAGTGGCCACCCATGGCACAACCTCTGTCATGGTTGTCCAGAGGTCTTAGTTGCAGACATCTATGGAGGCCAAAGACAAAACCATTGAGGAAGCAAAGGTTACTTCGACGGTGTTGGCTTCTTATCTAGTTGCAGCTGAAAAGGGCTTTGAGGAAAGACAAGGATTTTCATGCTAAGGAGCGGTGGATTCATGTCGAGATATTGAATATAATGCAAGAGAGGGCCAACAAGGTAATGGATGAGGGGTTTTAAGTCGTCTTTGGCACTTCTAAGGATGTTGTCAATCATGTGGAAGTGTTGAGTCCGGATATCTGGTTCCTCGGTCGGAGTTGGATCTGGAGAAAATGGTTCACGGTAGGGCCATTGTAGTGGATGGTGAGGATCCCAAAAAGGTTATTGTTTCGTAACATTTCATGTTGATCCAACATACGTGTTGTTGTTACCTTTTCGAATCTTGTAAGAATTTCTCTCTTTGTATTATTTAAACTTCTTACCCACTACAAGGTTGCTTTAAATGACCTGGCTTCCTAGAATTTGCTTTCTTCATTTACAAAATTGTTCGCCCTCGAGCTTAACGTTGTATAAGCTAGATTTGTTTTGTGTTTCCTCTCTATTTTGTTAGAAGTTAGCGTGAACTTTAGGCACATTATCATTAATCGTCTCAACTATCAAGAGTTGGCGTAATTCTCACTCGCCTGTTTTTCGGAAGTTTGTATTACCCATCCATTTAGTTGGGAGCTGACGTAGTTCTCACATGTCCTGTTAATCAGGAGTTGGCATTAGTTTTATCCATCCTTTTAGTCGGGAATTGGTGTAATTCTCTAACTTCACTGAAAACCATCCCTGACCAATAATGGAACCCACTTCCCTACTTCCAAGTTTGAGCCTAGCTCGAGGTAGACGTCTCTTGGCTCCACCGCCTACGCCCTTGGAGTGGCTAGCTCCTAAGGATGGTGCATCAGCTTCGACACAAACACTTATTTCTTCGACCTTGTTTTTCTAAAGAAATATGATAACTCGTAGCATTTTGGTATATCACAACATTAGTTATATCAGAGGGATATAAAGATGTTTCTGAATCCAAGTGCCTTTCTTAAAGTATTTATCTTGAATCCTTCATTTGACCTACTTTATACGATGCGTTCTTGTGTGTCCGACGATCCCCAGGTGTATCAAATTGTTAAGATCTCCATCGTCGCCAAAGTCACGATTTTGATGATTTCTTATTAAGGGTTTTGTTGGTCCCCTTGTGGCCCCACAATCCCTGATCCGATTTCTTGTCTCATTTGCGCATATCGACATAAGTTTGACTGCATAAACTTCTTTTTGCGTGACAATTCCTCTTGGCTTCATCGACGCCAAGAATTGGGAGGGACGTCAAAGCGAAAGACACAAAGGAATTCGCACGTCATAGCGAACTGGAGGCTTGATCATGAAAATTCGTAATAATCAAATGCATATTCTTACAGAAGATGCCATCGTTCCAGATCGAAACATGAATTATAATTGAACTAGAAGGTTAGACTCCTAATATGATGTTGTAAGCTTCTAACAAAGTATATCATGGGAGATGGATCATCAAGATTAAACACTCTAACGCTCAAATTAGTGATATAAATCAAAATTGAAGTAGAGTGATTGTGAAAAGTATGAATACTTAGGATACCACACGTGCAAGAGTATTTACCCTTAAATAGAACAGGTTGTTGGGCCTCCTTTGGAACATTAATGAGCCTCTTCTTAATGGACCTTCAACCAGCCCATATCATATTTAAATTTATACAATTAATATTATGTTACAATTAGTCACATTTGCAGAAATTTTTATTGTCGTTTATCATTTGTAGAAACTTCTATTATCATTGGTTGTGTTGCATCAATTGCAGAATTTTTTATTATCATTTTCCCTGATACACTTTTGTTGGTTCATTGTAATTATTTAAGTTTGCCGAACAATGGAAGTTATAGTCACGTTTATAATATTAGCACAGGAAAGGAAAAGGTACACCAAGAAACAATACAGAGATAAAATAAGTTTTTAGTTTCACAATGAATCAGAAGTAAACAACTTTAAAACTCAGGTCCATTTGCATGAATTCTTTTCAGACAATCCTCTCCAACTCCCTAGCATAACTAAGTGTTTGGTTGATGAGTTGCAGAGATGGTATTTCTTTGCAAGGTGCAGATTCTTTTGCCTTTTGAAAGAAGACAGAACCGTTCTTAATTTCCCACTCAGGGTGCTCCTGCAATGAGTGGATAATAATTTTATAACCAATATCATTAGACGAGATTTATGTGCATCAAAGAAAAGCACAAGAGCAATGAATATTGAAAATGTGAAACATATAAGATAAGATTGTGCAGTGCTTAGTCGAGATTAATGTCTCTTCCCATTCATGCTCTCACTAAATATGCTAAGGACCATGACAATTCTCACCTCATTGATATACTCCAAGAGTTCCTGGTCTTTGGAAAACAGCAACATTTGCTTAGCATCATTAATTGAAAGATAATCATATGCCTTCTCACTGCATCCTGCTATCTCATCTCTGGATGTTATATATAACAATACAGACCGATCAGAAAATTGATCTAGATAtgcaaaaaaaatgaaaaataacatATAGCCAAGGTGTGTAGCCAGTAAGATATAATGATAACAACTTTTACCTGATGGTCTTTGCCAGAAGATCCATGAAATACACATATGTTTCATGTGGCACTGTCTGCCTAGCACTCAAGACACGGTTGTAAGCCCCTTCCATAAAAGATTGCTCCAACTCCACAGCATGCTTAATACAAGGATTCTCTAGAGCAGTGGATGAAAGTAATTCCAACTCAGTATGGAATTCAGCAATCCTATTTTGCACAAGTAGTCTCAACAGGTTGAGACCAAGTATTGGGTACTCCTGAGGAGATTGTGGAAGACGATTACTGCAATACATGAAAAACCTCCATAAGTTATAATAGTTCAACAAGAAAGCAGATGAGTTGGAAATAGAATCCACACTCTGATATCAATACTACTCCTACGTTTCTTGGCATATACTCAAACGTAAATGTTAAGAGATCAGGAAATGTctattgttttgatgagattaGAAACTTATATTATGCATTTGTAAATAAAGGGGAAAGAATCAGTTACCGGGCATCTGTATAATAAGGTTTCAACTGGAAGAAATCCCTTTCAAAGGCATCTTGATCCTCGATTTTTACACTAAGAACAACAGCATGCTCATATATATCCCCTGAAAATTCCAACAACAAACATGAAAAAATACACACATTTGAGACTAAAATTTCATAGCTAGGAATTGTTTCCTTATCATTTTATAAGAAGTTATCATCTTTATTCATTCTAATAAATATGACTCGGTCATGGGGAGAAAAGTTTTAGTATTTTATGTTGCATAATGGATATGGAAAATGACTTATCATGTTTTTAAAATACAAACAGTTTCCAATTTTAGAAATAAAAACTTGTAAGTCCACCACAGCCAGATAGAAAAGTTATCTATCTTATTACTTCATGGTTTGAAGAGCAAAACAAGATCCACTTCCAACCAAGACAGTTAACATGGAAGAGTAATTCCATTTTATATCACAAAGAACTCAAAGACAAGCTAATCTATTTAAAATTGATTTACAATATCAAACTAATTTAAGATTCACTCATATGATATTAGATTAATAGGATCTTCTTTTATAAATTACAAAAGTATGGGTTAGAAAAGAATGCAGGAGCACGAACAAAGAAAAAGGGAATAAAAAGAACATAGCAACTGATTGGAATGAAAACCATTACTTGCTATAGTTAACTCCTGAACTGCATTTGGAGTATCTGCAAACAAGGGTGGGAGGCTTCTGAACCCTGTTAGTAAAACCTGCAAGTGAAAAATGTCGCTCAAAAGTTATGGTACTAAACTAAAGACTATGAGCCCGAATGGACAAAATTCTGAACAAATAGTTTTGGAAAAAGAAATGTCAAATTTAAAACAACAATTTCTCATATAAGTTGTAATTAACTTCTGCATcacattttttttcaaaaactCTCATTTACAGTACAATACCACCTTTTCCACATACAAATATAAATCAAGAGGAAATAGGATATGTGCCGTAACtgtaaaataattttataattttaCTCAGACAACCAATCAATGACGTAAATTCCAACAAACCAAGCatatattttaaaattactttgatGACATGGCAAACTGATGGTTTTTTATTAGACGACTCTTAGTACATGTCCATTAAACTCTAAATCAAACTATGAATTCAAGCTGGGGGTGTTTGCGGGGCCGGTTTGGTTCGGTTTTGAGAAAATCCGATACCCAAACCGATCAAAAATAAATGGATTGGTTTGGATtgaatatgcaaaaaaaaattgaCAAAACCCAACCCAAACCAAGAAACAACTGGTTGGTTTGGGTTGGATTGATCAGATACGCTAGAAACAAATTTgcaaaaatatttaaaaatatatatatctATTTTACATCAACTAATTTTccataaaaatataaaaaaaattatttgttcGTTTCTCCATATTGGTTGGGAATGTCACAAATTACatttcatttttttcttcttgaaattgaaTATCTTATAATAGTTTTCATGATAATGGTGATATAAATTATATGAATTAATATGGTTATTTTAGGTAGACGGGCTTGCGGGTAGAATTTTGGAAATTTGTCGCCCAACACCAATTAACATCGGGTTTCATTGGTTTGGTTCGGTTTTTGCCGAACTAAAAAATGTCCAACCCAAACACCATAGTTTGGTTTGGATTCCGGTTTGGTTCTGATTTGCCTGAACAACACCCCTAATTCAAGCTGCTTAGAAGTATTATTAAGCACCAAATAAATCAGAAGCTAAATCTAAATCCAAACTGGGTCAATATAAATCAGAACTATGAATTGAAGTATTCATATCAACCAAATAACTATCACTCAAAAGTAAACCCTAGTTTCTGAAAACCCATCATACATTTTTTCACTAGGGTTAAAAATTAACTATGTAAACCAACAACAACACTACATGAACAAATCTGACCCAAAAACGCACAATTACTATTATAAAAAAGCGAGTGAATTGATGTTGAAGGAGCATTGTAATTAGAGTAAGAAATAAATTAGGGTTTTGTAGGGTTAGAATTACCTTAAGCTGTGAGAGAAGATTGGAGCTGGAATCGAAGTCGTTTCGGAGAAACGCGGCCTTGAATCGATCGAAGAGCTGAGAAACTTCTGTTAATTTTGGATCCATATCTTTGATTTCTTGCAAATGCGGTTTTGAAAAGTTGAATGTGTTGAGTGCTTCCAACGACAACCTTCCCCTATGAACGACAATAAACGGGTCGAGTACTATAACCCATAAATGAAATGGATCCAAATTCAATTCACTGATAATCGTTTTGTTATTAAATATGATATTCTAGAAACATTCATCAATACATCAGAGTGGCGCAGCGGAAGCGTGGTGGGCCCATAACCCACAGGTCCCTGGATCGAAACCAGGCTCTGATATAAAAATgattttggttttttttttttagaGTATTGAAAATACTGCGAATGCACCTGTACATATGTTTATCCATATACCCTTCTTCTTCTATATTCTCCTAATTAGTAAGACCAGTGCAAAAatattatataaataaaaattatataattgtttaataaatttaaaataaaaaatatgtttAAAATAGTGATTGTTGTGTAAGTAAATAAATATTTACttatatttaaataaatattttgaaatatattgattaaaataatataaaatcaaatacattatttgttttaaattaatgaaaattatCTATAAAGAAATTATTAATTGAAATGAATGGTATATAATTATTTTTCAATATAGAATGGTCCACCGGTCCATTTGATATGTATCCTAAAAGTTCAAAATTATAACAATTAATGTGtaattcatgaaattatgctTTTCTACTCCAAGCATTGAGATATTTTCTACTATCTTGCAACAACCGTATAAATCATTTACAGGGGAGTGAAATGGCCAGAGCAAGTCAATTCATGAATACATATTAGAGGATTGTTTGTCAGATATGAGGTAAAAATTTCTTACTTGAAATGAGTTAAAGTGTAAATTGTTTGAGATTGTATTTTGTATCCGTTGTCTATGTCGCAATGAAACATGGATAGATTGAATGCGCAATATGTTTGTAAAATTTTATTATACTTGTGACAAATAACTTCGTGCAACTATTTGAGTATTTGAACGTTTTTTTAGTTTCAAATTTTTGTAATATATTGTGTATATACAAGTAAATCTGGTATATTGATTCTTCATAATACTATTATCGATTTTTTAGTGGGGAAACAACTAAGAAAATTATTAAGTGCATGGTGATGGAAGTTGTTAAACCTTTTGCAACAAAAAAATATGTTAAGAAAAATAGAAATGTTAATTCAAGGCTTGCAACGACTGGCAACACCATAGTGGCTGCAAAAAAAATGTGGAGATTGCAGCTTCAAATATGGAAAAGGGAAAGGATGATATGAAACCGATTGCCAAAATCGCAGGGGCTGACAGAAACACTGAGTTTGAAAAATCGAACATTAAAAAAGGAAAGATTGTTATGAATCATATTAAGTTAGAGGATGACATCAATCTCGTTAACAATGTTTCAAAAAATATAAAGAAGAAAGGTCGGAAAGAAAAGCGGTTACAAAGAATGCATGTGTTGCACGTAACAAATCGGTTTGAGGTAATGTACTGGGTATCAAAAAGAGTAGATAAACAGTTCTTAATAATGATGTTCCAATTAAAGTTCATCAATAAAGTGAAATGGGTAACTTTGTTTTTGTCTGGGAGATCATCATATTCAATGCAAAAAGCAAGGCAAAAAACGTACTGGTAAGTGTATATGTACAAATTATTTATCTTTGTTAAAATTGATATTTTAGTAATATTTGGATCTGTGCAATTTTCGTATTTTACAGCACTTTCATAGGATGATAGCTAAGAAATTCCTTTGACGAAATCAGAAGGAGATAAAACTAGTTGATGTTGAAGTTGGTAAGACCTTCAAGTGTATTGTTCACACGATCACGCGTAAAAATAAGTCTAACATGAGAAGTATATGGCGCAAGGATGGTAAGAATATGATGTCAGGAAAAAAATTATGCGATGAAGATGTGTTGAAGAGGGCTTGATGGGTTTGGTGTTTTTTAAAGGATGTAGTTTTTGACATGTTGGGATCTGCTATTTTTGTGTGTTTTCAATAGACAAGTGAATAGAAACGTTTATGGATATGTACTTCAATTTATTTTGCAGATGATTTGGGTGCTTTTTTTTCTTAAAGTATAACTTTATGTATGACAATTTGTATTAGTTAGTATTTATGCATGTAATTCAGTTATGCGTTTGGCTATTATTCTTGTTATGCATTATAGAAAATTTAATATCATATTATATATTATTGAGTTTATATATTCAATTACCCCAGTTAGATATGCAGTAATATATTCATAATTCAAAGATGTGGTATATTCATAATATAAAAAGTGAAATAGTATGCAGTATGATAATTTGGTAACCTTATGCAGTTGGCAAAGTTTAAGTCATCTGGACAATGCAGTAGGTAGAATGCAAAGTTTAAAACATTATGCAGTTGTGATAATATTAAAATTATGCAGTATGGAATGATTAGTATAAGTTTGATTTTGCTGA is a window of Lathyrus oleraceus cultivar Zhongwan6 chromosome 6, CAAS_Psat_ZW6_1.0, whole genome shotgun sequence DNA encoding:
- the LOC127091172 gene encoding 26S proteasome non-ATPase regulatory subunit 8 homolog A, translating into MDPKLTEVSQLFDRFKAAFLRNDFDSSSNLLSQLKVLLTGFRSLPPLFADTPNAVQELTIARDIYEHAVVLSVKIEDQDAFERDFFQLKPYYTDARNRLPQSPQEYPILGLNLLRLLVQNRIAEFHTELELLSSTALENPCIKHAVELEQSFMEGAYNRVLSARQTVPHETYVYFMDLLAKTIRDEIAGCSEKAYDYLSINDAKQMLLFSKDQELLEYINEEHPEWEIKNGSVFFQKAKESAPCKEIPSLQLINQTLSYARELERIV